The Pseudomonadota bacterium nucleotide sequence CATGAGCTGACCGACCTGTTTGGCGTCATCGAACCAGAACCCCGCCTCGAAATTGCGGCTGTGCACGTTCTTCGCGCCGAGGCCCGCCCCCGTGAGGTTGGCCGAACCGATGAACGCGCCCTGGCCGTCGATGACAATCGCCTTGGTGTGGACCCGCGGACAGAGAATGCGTTCGAACAGGTCGCTGTGTATCAACGCCGGGAACGCGTCGAAATGGGCGCGAAAACGCGGCCCTGCCTCCTTGGCGTGAATCAGGCGAACGCCCACACCGTTCTCGATCAGGCGCGACAACACCGCCAGCAGCGGCTCGAAGCCGTGCCCCACGTCGAGGTGCAGGTCCTTGATGTCGGCGGTGACAATCCAGACGAAGCGACGGGCAGCGGGCAGCTTCTCGAGCATCACCTCGGTGTAGATGTCGCGGTTGAGCAACAGATCGTGCATGACCGAGTCTAGTCCGCGTCAGCGTGACGTTTGCCAAACGCGTCTGTCGCGGTGGTGCGACTCGCTGCAGCAGGCCGTTGCGCCACGCTGTGCCGCCGTTTCGAGCCACTGGTCAGGCTGACGCGTCAAAGCCGCGGGGCGCGAACAGCGCGTCGCTGTGCTCGGACCGCCGCGTGGTCACGCCGACGTGGTGGCTCGCCGAGCTGGCCACCGCACCGACCGGGAAGGCCGCGACGTTCGCAGCCAGGCATCCTCCACGTCTCGCTTGCACGGATGGTCGTCACGCGGCCGGGCGCCCAACGTTGGCGTCTTGTTTGGCCTCGCGTCTCAGTCGACGAACTGCGCGGTCGCGCCGAACTGCGCCGCCGTTTCCAGCAGCAGCGCCCACACCGACGCGGCAAAGCCCCGTGGCGCGAAGAGTTCGTATCCGCGTTCGGAGCGCCAGACG carries:
- a CDS encoding phospholipase D-like domain-containing protein gives rise to the protein MHDLLLNRDIYTEVMLEKLPAARRFVWIVTADIKDLHLDVGHGFEPLLAVLSRLIENGVGVRLIHAKEAGPRFRAHFDAFPALIHSDLFERILCPRVHTKAIVIDGQGAFIGSANLTGAGLGAKNVHSRNFEAGFWFDDAKQVGQLMRWIDDLYLGTFCAQCKRRRYCPDPIDEMH